Within the Vicinamibacterales bacterium genome, the region AGGATGTTCGCTGTCATCGACTCGATCTCGTGCAGGATGTGGCTCGAGACGATGATGCTCCTGCCCGCGCGCCCCCACTCCCGAATCATGCGGATCGTCTTGCGACGCGCAATCGGGTCCATGCCGGCGAGCGGTTCGTCGAGGATCAGCAGGTCGGGATCGTGGACCAGCGCCTGGGCCATCTTCACGCGCTGGCGCATGCCCTTGCTGTAGGCGCCGATCTTCTTGTTGGCCGCGTCGATCAGGTCGACTTCCGTCAGCGCCTTCGTGGCCGCTTCGTCCGCCTCCTTCTCGCCGAGCCCGTTCAGCCGGACGAGCGCCGTCACCCACTCGAGGCCGGTCATGCGCTCGTAGAAGGCGTCCTGCTCGGGACAGAAGCCGATGTTGAAATAGATCTTCGGGTTGCGCCAGATCGGCTCGCCGAGCACCGTGACGCTTCCCTTGCTCGGCTTGAGCTGACCGGTGATCAGCTTCATGAACGTCGACTTGCCGGCGCCGTTGGGGCCGAGCAGCCCGGTCACGCCCGGCGGCACCGCCACGCTGACGTCGTTGAGACCGATCACCTGGCCGTACCACTTCGAGACGTGATCGGCGCTGACGACCGGCGCGGCGGGCGCCGCGGCCACGCTCTCCATTACGTCACCACCTCGACGCCGCGGACGCGTCGTTCGAGAATGGAGATCGACACGGCGATCAGGCCGAGGACGACGAGCAGCGACACTTGCCACGGCGTCTGATAGCTGGGCGGCTGCCGGAACACGACGTCCACGACCTGCCCGATGTTGTTGGTGACGCCGATCCAGGCGATGCGGCTGCTGCCGGTGATGGCGTAGAGCGCCGCGTAGATCGCCTTGGTGAAGAAGGTGATGCCGACGTAGAGGATGGCGACGTAGCGCGCGCTCTTCGAGAGCGACGACAGCGCCAGCATGGTGAACGACGCCAGCGCGACCTGGATCAGGCTGCCGACGACGATCGCCGGAATGAGAAAGAGGTTGGCCGCGAGGAACTTCATGCTGCCGTCGAACGCCACCTTCAGCAGCAGCAGGAGCATCGCCGGCACCAGCGTCACGAGCAGCAGAAACGTCGCCAGCACGGCCAGCTTGCCGAAGATGTACTCGGATCGCATCAACGGCTTCGACAGATAGATCTGCAGGGCGTTGGCGCGGCGGTCGTTGGCGATGAGGCCGGCGCCCACCCAGACGGTGATCACGAAGACGAAGAAGTCCTGCTGGCCGAGAAAGTCGCGGAAGGTCGACGCGCTCGGCGCCAGGCCCGCCATCGTCGGCACGTTGGCCGAGCCCCAGAACTGGACCGCGCGGACGAAAAACGGGATCAGCGCGAACAGCATCCATCCGATGAACGTGCGGCGGCCGAGGTAATTGCGGATGCCGGCAAACGCGATCACCGTCCAGGCGCGGCCGGCGAGCGCGCGGCCGCCGCCGTAGTGCCGGTAACTCTGGTCGTGAATCGGCATCTATTCCTCGCCCACCGCTTTGGCGAAGACGTCCTCGAGCGTCGGCACGCTCGGGCGCAGGTGCCGCACCTGGACGCCGAAGGCCGCCGCCGCTTTGAAGATCGCCTGGTGACCGCCGAGCGCGTCGGGCACGAACACGCGCATCACGTCTTCGTCGGTGGCCTGCGTCTGCATGCCCTGCGCGGCCAGCGCGTCGAGAAAGCCGCGCAGATCTCCCTTGACCCGCAGTTCGTAGACGCGGCCGGCCGGCCCCTTCAGCTCGTTGATCGGGCCCTGCGTCGCGACCTGCCCCTTGTCCATCACGACGACGTAGTCGCACGTGTATTCGACGTCCGGCAGGAGGTGCGATGAGAGGATCAGGCTGACGCCCTTGTTGTGCGCGAGGTCGCGCACGAGCTCGAGCATCTCGTCGCGCCCTTTCGGATCCATGCCGTTGGTCGGCTCGTCGAGGAAGAGGAGCGCCGGATCGTGCACGAGCGCCTGCGCCAGCTTGATGCGCTGCTTCATGCCCGTCGAGTAGGTTTCGACGTTGCGGTAGCGCGCCTCGCCGAGACCGACGTAGTAGAGGACTTCGTGGGCGCGCTGCATCGCGTCGGCGGCCGGCAGCCCGGCGAGCTGGCCGCAGTAGGCGACGAACGAGACGGCGTTCATGCCGGGAATGTGCGCGTCGCTCTCCGGCATGTAGCCGATGCGGCCGCGAATGGCGAGCGGCGCCTGCGCGACGTCCATGCCGAGCACCGTCATGCGTCCCTGATCGGGCTTGACGAACCCGAGCAGCGATTTCAGCATCGTGCTCTTGCCCGCGCCGTTGGGCCCGAGTAGTCCCACCGCCCCTTTGTCGAATTGCGCGGAGACGTTCTTGAGGGCCTGGTTCTTCCCGTAGACGACGGTGACGCCCTCCAGCTGTACGACTGCGTCCATTTCCGGTCAGTAGCTTATACGGAAATCTGGAGGTTCTGTTCGCGGGCGCCGCGCCCGGCGCTACAGGCTGCCGCGCAGCCCCAGTTCGTCGGCGCGCAGCCGCATGAACGCGATCACGTTTGCGATGTGCTGATCGAGCGGCAGCCCGAGCGCCTCGGCACCGTGGCGCAAGTCGTCGCGGCTGACCGCGCGCGCGAACGCCTTGTCCTTCATCCGCTTGACGACCGACGCTGCCTCGAGATCGAGAATGCTCTTCGACGGACGGACGAGCGACGCCGCGGTGACGAAGCCGCTCATTTCATCGCAGGCGTAGAGCGTCTTCTCGAGCCTCGACTCGCGCACGACGCCCGAATAGTCGGCGTGCGACAGGATCGCGCGCGTCACCCAGTCGGGATAGCCCTTGGCCTCGAGGATCTCGACGCCGCGAAAGGGATGGTTCTCCTGGTCCGGATAGCGCTCGTAGTCGAAGTCGTGCAGGAGCGCGACCGCGCCCCAGTCGTCCTCGTCTTCGCCGAACTGCCGCGCGTAGCCGCGGACCGCGGCCTCCACGCCCAGCATGTGCTTCCTCAGGCTCTCGCTCCCGGTGAATTCGGTGACGAGCGCCCAGGCTTCAGTGCGGGATAAACCCATCGTCAACTCCCAACTCTCGACTCGCAGTCCACAACTCCCAACGCAACGCCCGTCGGAGTTGGGAGCCCTCTACTGCCCCTTCACCTTCTGATACCCAGCCGGCACGTCGAACGCTGAAGCGTCGGGTTTCGCCGGCGCGATGCTGACGACCTCGCTGCGGATCTCGTAACCGGGCATGACGTCCGATCGCAGTGCGATGCGCAGCGGGAAGCGGCCGCCGGCGGTCAGCGCTTCGACGCCGGGGATGGCCGCGAATGCCTGCAGGGTCTTGAACACGCCGGCGTAGCCGCCCGCGAACTCGTCGGTCGACCAGAGGTCGCCGGTGAGCGCGATGTCGGCGGGAAAATCAGGGGGCAGACTCACCCCTTCCGGCACCGGCACGTGCAGCGTCTCGCGAAAACGGAACCGATCGGCCCGGTGACCGGCGACCGTCGCCGACTCGCCGGCCGGCTCCAGCGTGACGTCCGGCGTGCCGAGAAGGACGCCCAGGTTCTGGCTGGCGGGGATCTCGTACCACGTCCGGTTGCCGGGATTGACCACCCGGATCGCCTCGTCCCCGAGCCGCTGCAGGACCACGCTGCCGCGCGGCAGCGTCGCCAGTTGCCCACGGACGTCGGCGCGGGTGTCGTCGCCCGCAATCGTGTAGTCGATCTCGACGGGCCCGGCCGGGGTCAGGAGCTGCAGCAGCAGCGGTCCGAAGTTGCCGTACGGCGTCGGCCGGTCGGGCGCGCTCGCGCCAGGGCCGTCGACTTTCACCACGCTGAGGCGCAGCGTCGCCTTCAGCCCCGCCACAGGAGCCTGGAGGACGAGCGCAGTCGCCAGTGCCAGAACGATCATTGCAACTCCATTCCGCGGTGGATCATCTCAATGGCTTTTTCCGTGAGCCGGTAGGCATCGAGCGCCGCCGGATCCGCCAGCACGACCTCGCTCGCGTCGGTGCCGGGCCCGAGGTCGCCGCCGATCGGGCGACAGACGTAGTCCACCAGCACGAAGTGATACTCGACCCCGCCGGCCGCGTCGAGCATGATGCGATCGAACACGTCGATCGTCGCGCCCACCGCCACGATCAGCCCGGTCTCCTCCCGAACCTCGCGAGCGCAGGCTTCGCGCAAGGTCTCGCCGAGCTCGACGCCGCCCCCCGGCAGATTCCACTCCCCTTTGAGCGGCTCGTGGGCCCGCCGCACGAGAACGACCTTGCCCTCGACGACCACCACGGCGCCCACCCCCACGATCGGCCGCTCGGGATAGCTGCGGGGAGAGACGACAGGGAGCACCGGACACTTACCAGTATCGTCCATCACCCATCACCGATCGCCCATCGCTGCCCCCTACGCCCCCATCACTTTCACGATGACACGCTTTTTCCGTTGGCCGTCGAATTCGGCGTAGAACACCTGCTCCCACGGGCCCAGGTCGAGGGCGCCGCCGGTAATCGGCAGCATCACCTGATGGCCCATGAGCGTGCGCTTCAGGTGCGCGTCGGCGTTGTCTTCCCCGGTCTGATGATGCCGGTAGGGCAGGCCGGCCGGAGCGAGCTGCTCGAGCCATTTCTGGAAATCCTCGATCAGGCCATTTTCCCAGTCGTTGACGTAGACGCCGGCCGTGATGTGCATCGCCGAGACCAGCGCCATGCCGTCGGTGACGCCGCTCGTCTTGACGATGGCGGCGACCTCGTCGGTGATGCGGATGAACTCCTGACGCTTCTGCGTCGTGAACCAGAGGTAGTCGGTGAAGACAGGCATAGGGGGATCCGGTGATCTGGTGATCGGATGATCGGGTGATCGGGGGCTCTACAAAGGCAGCGAGGCCATCGCGTTGAGCGTCCAGTCCGCCGTGATACCGAGGCGGAGGCGGCGGAGGCCGGCGGCGCCGATCATCGCGGCGTTGTCGGTCGACAGCGACAGCGGCGGGACGAACACCGGCAGGCCGAGCGCCTGGCCGCGCGCTTCGGCGTCGGCGCGCAAACGGCTGTTGGCGGACACGCCACCCGAGATGCCGACGCTTCGCGCGCCCAGCCACTTCGCCGCCTCGAAGGTCTTGTCGAGGAGGGATTCGACCACGACGCGCTGAAACGACGCCGCGACGTCAGCCACGAACGTTCCCTCGTCCACCCGCCGTCCACCGTCCTCGGCGACAATCCGCGCGACCGCCGTCTTGAGGCCGCTGAAGGAGAAGTCGATCTTGCGTTCGATGCTGGGCGGCAGCAGCCCGGGCGGCGCGGTCGCGCCGGGCTTGACACGGTCGGCGTGTGTCATGCGGGGCGCAGAGAAGTTGTAGGCCCGATCGTTCCCGCTCCTGGCCAGCCTGTCGATCACCGGTCCGCCGGGATAGCCGAGGCCGAGGAGCTTCGCCACCTTGTCGTAGGCCTCGCCCGCCGCGTCGTCGCGGGTGCGTGCGATTGGTTCGTAGCGGCCGGCCTCGCGCACGAGATAGAGCGAGGTGTGGCCGCCCGAGACGACCAACACCGCCGACGGCAGGGGCAGCTCACCATGCTGCAGGACGAGCGACTCGATATGGCCCGCCAGATGATGGACCGGCACGAGCGGGATGCCGAGGGACCACGCCAGTGACTTCGCAAACGACACGCCGACCAGGAGCGACCCGACGAGGCCGGGTCCCTGCGTCACGGCGACGGCGCCGATGTCGGACCAGCCGTGCGACGCGTCCTGCAGCGCCTGCTCGACGACGCCGCAGATGTCGCGCAGGTGCTGGCGCGACGCCAGCTCGGGCACGACGCCTCCCCACTCGCGGTGGATCGGCACCTGCGACGCGACGACGTTGGAGCAGAGCTGCCACGGCTTCGCGGCGTTGCCGGTCTCGGCGATCACCGCCGCGGCGGTCTCGTCACACGACGTCTCGATGGCCAGAAGGTTCATGGGGGAATCGGGGAATCGGGTGATCGGGTGATCCGGTGATCGCGGCATCCGATCACCCGATCACCAGATCACCCGATCATTCAAAGGCTTTCTTCAACGAGTCGGCGTAGGTCGGCCGCAGGATGCCGCGTTCGGTGATGATGCCCGTGATGTAGCGGTACGGCGTCACGTCGAACGCCGGGTTGCGGATGTGGGCCCCGACCGGGGTCAACTGCGACGAGCCGAGGTGGCTCACCTCGCGCTGATCGCGTTCCTCGATCGGAATGTGATCGCCGTCGGGCGTCGACAGATCGATCGTCGACAGCGGCGCCGCGACGTAGAAGGGGATGTTGTGCTCCTTGGCCATCACCGCGACGGTGTAGGTGCCGATCTTGTTCGCCGTGTCGCCGTTGGCGGCGATGCGGTCGGCGCCGACCACGGCCAGGTCGATCTCGCCGGCGCGCATCAGCGGCCCGGCCATGCTCTCGGTGATGACGGTGGTGTTGATGCCGTCGCGCACCAGCTCCCAGGCCGTGAGCCGCGCTCCCTGCATGAAGGGGCGCGTCTCGTCGGCGAACACCGCCACCTTCTTCCCCTGTTCGACGGCCGCCCGGATCACGCCGAGCGCCGAGCCGTAGCCGGCCGTCGCCAGCGCGCCGGCGTTGCAATGGGTGAGGATGCGCGCGCCGTCGGCCACCATTTCGGCGCCGAACGCCCCCATGGCGCGGCAGCTGGCGACGTCCTCGTCATGAATGAGCTTGGCTTCGCGGGACAGCCGGGCCGACAGTTCTTCAGCCGACTCGCCGGCCTGCGCGCCTTCCGCGAAGACCCGCTTCATCCGATCGATGGCCCAGAACAGGTTGACCGCGGTCGGCCGGGTGCCCGCCATCAGGTCGCAGATCTTCTGAAAATCGACGGCCAGCCCGCGCGTGCCCTTGGCGGCGCTGTTTCGCACGCCGAGCGCGATGCCGTAGGCCGCGGCGACGCCGATCGCCGGTGCGCCGCGAATGACCATGGTCCGGATCGCCTTGGCGACCTCAGGCGCCGTGCGGCAGCGCACGTACACTTCCTGGCTGGGCAGCTTGCGCTGGTCCACCATGATGATCGCCTGGTCCTGGAACTCGATGGTCGGGAGCATCCGGATATTCTACCTGCGCGGCCGCGGATGAGGCACGGGTGTCGCCGAATCAGAGCAGCCGCACGTCGAAGGGCAGCGGCAGCAGCGCCGACAGCATCAGGCGCCGCGTGACCTGCGTGGGGGTCGCCAGCACCACCTCGATGTCGCCGCAGTACTCCCAGAGCAGCTGCCGGCAGGAGCCGCAGGGCGGCGTCGGTTCCGGGGTATCGGCGACGACGGCGATGCGGGTGAACCGCACCTCTTTCCGCGCCGAGAGCGCCTTGTAGAGCGCGACCCGCTCGGCACACATCGTCAGGCCGTAGGTCGCGTTCTCGACGTTGCAGCCGGTGATGACCTCACCTGCCGCGGTTTCGAGCGCCGCCCCGACCTTGAACCGCGAGAAGGGCGCGCGCGCGAAGTCGCGGGCCTCGACGGCGGCAGCGACCAGCGCTGCCTCGTCGCTGCTCGAGTCCGAGGGATCGATCGCAATGGGCTTCCACGCCGTCTCGTCGCGGCGATCGACACCGCTCCGGCGATCCGCCTCGCGGCGGTCGCGCGTGCGCACGCGGCGCTCGCCGATCCGGCGAGCGTCAGAGGCGGCCAATGATCCCTTCCAGCAGCGCGGCGAAGCCGTCGCGCACGCGGCGGGCCACCTCCATCACTTCGTTGTGGTCGAGCGGCTGCGGCAGCACGCCCGCAGCGGCGTTGGTGATGCAGGAGATGCCGAGCACGTCCACCCCCATGTGCCTGGCGACGATGGCCTCGGGAACCGTCGACATGCCGACGGCATCGGCGCCGATGGCGCGCAGAAACCTGATCTCCGCCGGCGTCTCGTAGCTCGGCCCATGCAGGGCCACGTAGACGCCGTGACCGATGGCGAGCCCCTGGGCGCGCGCGGCCTCGTCGGCCAGGCGGCGCAGGCGCGTCGAGTACACCTCGGTCATGTCGGGGAAACGCGCGCCAAAGGCGTCTTCGTTCGGCCCGACGAGCGGATTGCTGCCGAGCAGATTGATGTGATCGTCGATGATCATCAGCGTGCCGGGCTTCAGCACGGCGTTGATGCCGCCGGCGGCGTTGGTGAGAATCAGCACCTTTACGCCCAGCCGACCCAGAACCCGCACCGCGAAGGACACCGTCCGCTGGTCGTGCCCCTCGTAGACGTGCACGCGCCCCGATAACGCCGCGACGCGGCGGCCGGCGAGCACGCCCGTCACCAGCCTGCCGGCATGGCCGACCACGTTCGACGCCGGCCAGTGCGGCAGATCCGCGTACGGGAGCACGGTGGCATCGGCGAGGCGGTTCGCGAAGTCGCCCAGGCCGGACCCCAGTACCACAGCCACCTCCGGCACCTCCGGCACCCGCGCCCGGATCGCCGCGACGGCCTCGTCAACCCTGTTGAGATATGTCATCAGCGACCCACCGCCCACGGCTTCATCACAACAGGAATCCCGCAATCGTCGCGGTGATGAAATTCGCCAGTGTGCCGGCGATCATCGCACGCAGGCCGAGCCGCGCCAGATCGTGGCGGCGCGACGGCGCCAGCGCGCCGATGCCGCCGATCTGGATCCCGATCGAGCTGAAGTTGGCGAAGCCGCACAGCGCGAACGTGGCGATCGTGAACGACTTGGGATCGAGCGTCGCGGCCATCGGGCCGAGCTTCGAATACGCGACGAATTCGTTGAGCGCCATCCGCGT harbors:
- a CDS encoding ABC transporter ATP-binding protein, whose product is MESVAAAPAAPVVSADHVSKWYGQVIGLNDVSVAVPPGVTGLLGPNGAGKSTFMKLITGQLKPSKGSVTVLGEPIWRNPKIYFNIGFCPEQDAFYERMTGLEWVTALVRLNGLGEKEADEAATKALTEVDLIDAANKKIGAYSKGMRQRVKMAQALVHDPDLLILDEPLAGMDPIARRKTIRMIREWGRAGRSIIVSSHILHEIESMTANILLINQGRILAEGNVHQIRDLIDEHPHTVHIKAEQTRALARQFLAYDDVLSLEFEDQAVVVQTARPDAFYARLTELAASGELGAIHEVTSPDDNLQAVFQYLVKS
- a CDS encoding ABC transporter permease subunit, yielding MPIHDQSYRHYGGGRALAGRAWTVIAFAGIRNYLGRRTFIGWMLFALIPFFVRAVQFWGSANVPTMAGLAPSASTFRDFLGQQDFFVFVITVWVGAGLIANDRRANALQIYLSKPLMRSEYIFGKLAVLATFLLLVTLVPAMLLLLLKVAFDGSMKFLAANLFLIPAIVVGSLIQVALASFTMLALSSLSKSARYVAILYVGITFFTKAIYAALYAITGSSRIAWIGVTNNIGQVVDVVFRQPPSYQTPWQVSLLVVLGLIAVSISILERRVRGVEVVT
- a CDS encoding ABC transporter ATP-binding protein, which codes for MDAVVQLEGVTVVYGKNQALKNVSAQFDKGAVGLLGPNGAGKSTMLKSLLGFVKPDQGRMTVLGMDVAQAPLAIRGRIGYMPESDAHIPGMNAVSFVAYCGQLAGLPAADAMQRAHEVLYYVGLGEARYRNVETYSTGMKQRIKLAQALVHDPALLFLDEPTNGMDPKGRDEMLELVRDLAHNKGVSLILSSHLLPDVEYTCDYVVVMDKGQVATQGPINELKGPAGRVYELRVKGDLRGFLDALAAQGMQTQATDEDVMRVFVPDALGGHQAIFKAAAAFGVQVRHLRPSVPTLEDVFAKAVGEE
- a CDS encoding HD domain-containing protein, producing the protein MGLSRTEAWALVTEFTGSESLRKHMLGVEAAVRGYARQFGEDEDDWGAVALLHDFDYERYPDQENHPFRGVEILEAKGYPDWVTRAILSHADYSGVVRESRLEKTLYACDEMSGFVTAASLVRPSKSILDLEAASVVKRMKDKAFARAVSRDDLRHGAEALGLPLDQHIANVIAFMRLRADELGLRGSL
- a CDS encoding NUDIX domain-containing protein, which codes for MLPVVSPRSYPERPIVGVGAVVVVEGKVVLVRRAHEPLKGEWNLPGGGVELGETLREACAREVREETGLIVAVGATIDVFDRIMLDAAGGVEYHFVLVDYVCRPIGGDLGPGTDASEVVLADPAALDAYRLTEKAIEMIHRGMELQ
- a CDS encoding secondary thiamine-phosphate synthase enzyme YjbQ, whose amino-acid sequence is MPVFTDYLWFTTQKRQEFIRITDEVAAIVKTSGVTDGMALVSAMHITAGVYVNDWENGLIEDFQKWLEQLAPAGLPYRHHQTGEDNADAHLKRTLMGHQVMLPITGGALDLGPWEQVFYAEFDGQRKKRVIVKVMGA
- the tsaD gene encoding tRNA (adenosine(37)-N6)-threonylcarbamoyltransferase complex transferase subunit TsaD; translated protein: MNLLAIETSCDETAAAVIAETGNAAKPWQLCSNVVASQVPIHREWGGVVPELASRQHLRDICGVVEQALQDASHGWSDIGAVAVTQGPGLVGSLLVGVSFAKSLAWSLGIPLVPVHHLAGHIESLVLQHGELPLPSAVLVVSGGHTSLYLVREAGRYEPIARTRDDAAGEAYDKVAKLLGLGYPGGPVIDRLARSGNDRAYNFSAPRMTHADRVKPGATAPPGLLPPSIERKIDFSFSGLKTAVARIVAEDGGRRVDEGTFVADVAASFQRVVVESLLDKTFEAAKWLGARSVGISGGVSANSRLRADAEARGQALGLPVFVPPLSLSTDNAAMIGAAGLRRLRLGITADWTLNAMASLPL
- the mtnA gene encoding S-methyl-5-thioribose-1-phosphate isomerase — translated: MLPTIEFQDQAIIMVDQRKLPSQEVYVRCRTAPEVAKAIRTMVIRGAPAIGVAAAYGIALGVRNSAAKGTRGLAVDFQKICDLMAGTRPTAVNLFWAIDRMKRVFAEGAQAGESAEELSARLSREAKLIHDEDVASCRAMGAFGAEMVADGARILTHCNAGALATAGYGSALGVIRAAVEQGKKVAVFADETRPFMQGARLTAWELVRDGINTTVITESMAGPLMRAGEIDLAVVGADRIAANGDTANKIGTYTVAVMAKEHNIPFYVAAPLSTIDLSTPDGDHIPIEERDQREVSHLGSSQLTPVGAHIRNPAFDVTPYRYITGIITERGILRPTYADSLKKAFE
- the cdd gene encoding cytidine deaminase, producing MAASDARRIGERRVRTRDRREADRRSGVDRRDETAWKPIAIDPSDSSSDEAALVAAAVEARDFARAPFSRFKVGAALETAAGEVITGCNVENATYGLTMCAERVALYKALSARKEVRFTRIAVVADTPEPTPPCGSCRQLLWEYCGDIEVVLATPTQVTRRLMLSALLPLPFDVRLL
- a CDS encoding purine-nucleoside phosphorylase; translated protein: MTYLNRVDEAVAAIRARVPEVPEVAVVLGSGLGDFANRLADATVLPYADLPHWPASNVVGHAGRLVTGVLAGRRVAALSGRVHVYEGHDQRTVSFAVRVLGRLGVKVLILTNAAGGINAVLKPGTLMIIDDHINLLGSNPLVGPNEDAFGARFPDMTEVYSTRLRRLADEAARAQGLAIGHGVYVALHGPSYETPAEIRFLRAIGADAVGMSTVPEAIVARHMGVDVLGISCITNAAAGVLPQPLDHNEVMEVARRVRDGFAALLEGIIGRL